The Balneola sp. genomic sequence AGAAGATGCTATGGCGGCACCGATGGCTAAATCCGGTGGCTACAGTAATGGACGTGATATCGGAGTGGTTTGTAATAAACCGGATGCTGATTCTACGAAAGTATTGCCAATGGCCGGCGATGTTGGTTCCCAATACACGCCTGCAATTGGCTGGGCGCAAGGCATTGAATACCGCAAGAATGTACTTGAAGAAAAAGAATATGATAACGCCATTTCTGTAATTCTAGGTGGAGATGGTTCGGTTGCAACTAATGGATTTTGGTCGGCCTTAACAATTGCAACCACCCAAAATCTGCCGGTCCTGTTTTACATTGAAGACAATGGTTATGGGATTTCTGTTACCAGCGAGTACCAGACACCGGGCGGAGTTATCAGTAATAACCTTCAGTCGTTTAATAACCTCAAAATTTATGATGGGGACGGTACTGATCCTGAAGAAGCTGCTGAACTGCTTGAGGAGTCTGTAGATTATGTGCGAGACCGCAAAGGCCCGGCTTTAATTCGATTGACTGTTCCAAGATTGAATGGTCATTCCTATCAGGATAATCAGGCGTATAAAGATGATGAACTGGTAAAGGAAGAGAAAGCAAATGATCCGCTTGACAAGCTAAAAGCATTTATGGTTCCGGATCACATCACTGAAAAAACCTGGAAAAACTGGGAAAAGAAAGCCGGTGAAACTATTGAGGAAGCTGCAGAAGCGGCTTTAAACCGACCCGAACCAGATGCCTCTGAAACTGAAAAATATGTTTTTGCAGAGGATGAAGTTCAAACTATTGGCGGATTATTAGTAGAGGGGCATGAATTCCCGGAGTCAACAGAAGAAGCCACTCCTGAAAAACAGCGTATAAATATTGTAGAGGCTATTCGCCGAACACTAAAGCATGAGCTGGAAACCAATGAAAAAGTCATGGTTTTTGGCGAAGATGTTGGAATGAAAGGTGGAGTACATGCGGCCACTATGGATCTTCAGTCACAATTTGGTAAAGATCGTGTTTTTGATACCAGTCTTTCTGAAGAGGGGATTATAGGAAGGGCTGTCGGTTTGGCTTATTCCGGATTAATGCCCGTAGCTGAAATTCAGTTCCGAAAGTATGCAGATCCTGCAACCGAGCAGCTTAATAATTGTGGAACTACCCGCTGGAGAACAGCGAATCGTTTTGCGGCTCCTATTGTAGTGCGTATGCCTGGCGGGTTTGCCAAATGCGGAGATCCATGGCACAGTATGAGTAACGAGGTATTTTTCACCCATGCTATTGGCTGGCAAGTAGCTATGCCAAGTAATGCTGAAGATGCCGTAGGACTTTTACGTTCGGCAATGAGAAGCAATAACCCCACTATTTTCTTTGAGCACCGAAATTTACTGGATGCTAAATATGCCCGCAAACCGTATCCCGGAGATGATTTTGTAGTTCCATTTGGGAAAGCAAAAAAGCTAAGAGAGGGAGACGAGGTGACCATTCTAACATGGGGAGCGATGTGTGAACGATGTGAAGCTGCCGTTGATGAATTAGGGATTTCCGCGGATGTTTTAGATCTGCGAACGTTAATGCCTTGGGATAAAGAAGCAGTACTTGATTCGATTCGAAGCACAAACCGATGCCTGATTGTTCATGAGGATAATAAAACAGCGGGTTTTGGAGCTGAACTGGCAGCCGTTCTTGTGCGCGAGGCCTTTACTTATCTGGACGCCCCGGTAGAGCGGCTCACTATGCCCGATATACCTGTTCCTTATAATGTTGGGTTGATGGAGTCGGTACTTCCTACCACCCATGATATTGCCACTAAGCTCGAAGAGTTGCTTGCTTTTTAGGGTGAAGTGACTATGTTACATGAGTCTTTTTTAATTTTAAAGTTATAGAGATTACAACACGTTATTTCTATACTTAGAACAGTTAAACCCTTTAATTTTCTGTTACTTTGAGACTCGGTACAAAAATAATAATTGGCTTTTTTTGCGTAAGTCTGCTTTTGGCTTTCGTTGGCTTTATTTCTGATAGCTTTACTTCAGAGATCAGGCAGGAACAACTAAGTTCCGTTACCGACGCGTCAGAAGTTGTGATTTATACCGGAGAGATGGAACGCAGTTTATTCCAAAGCCTGATTTTTTTAAATGGAATCAGAGAAGCTATTATAGTTGAAAAAAATTATAGCACCATTCAGGAATTACCGGCTGTTGTTGAGTTAACTACAAAGTTCGAAGATGAGCTGGAACAGTTTGAAACTTCATTTAGTCAGCTTGAACGACTTTTGGGACAGGATGAGCGGTTGCCTGAAGACTTGACCGAGCTTTACAGCAGTTATGAGGTTTATAAATCTATAACCCGCCAATGGCTGGAACTGGGGGAAGAAGAGGTCGATCAGGCAAATCTAATGTTCATCAACTCCATTGAGCCTTATTTCAGAAATAATATTATACCGGAAATATCTCTGGTTCGAAATTATGTACTCACTGTTCAGGATGCTCGAAATAAAGAGCTTGATGAATCGCTTGAAACAGCAGCTTATATAAATTATTTAGCTACCGTATTATCTGTTTTACTTGCCCTTGCACTGGCCGTTTATATCTATAGATCTATTGCAAATCCGTTAGCAAAAGTCAGCGCATCGGCAAAAAAGATTGGAGAAGGTGAACTGGACGAGCGAATTGAAGTCACCTCAAAAGACGAAATTGGAGAGCTAGCCGAAGCCTTCAATTCAATGGCCGAAGGACTTCAGAATAAAACA encodes the following:
- a CDS encoding pyruvate dehydrogenase, with the translated sequence MAKSKTASKKKKTKTSDVDWKDVARLMLTSRAMDEKEETELVPNKDVLYQFSARGHELGQILLGKLLTNKHDAASAYYRSRPLLLTLGLSEEDAMAAPMAKSGGYSNGRDIGVVCNKPDADSTKVLPMAGDVGSQYTPAIGWAQGIEYRKNVLEEKEYDNAISVILGGDGSVATNGFWSALTIATTQNLPVLFYIEDNGYGISVTSEYQTPGGVISNNLQSFNNLKIYDGDGTDPEEAAELLEESVDYVRDRKGPALIRLTVPRLNGHSYQDNQAYKDDELVKEEKANDPLDKLKAFMVPDHITEKTWKNWEKKAGETIEEAAEAALNRPEPDASETEKYVFAEDEVQTIGGLLVEGHEFPESTEEATPEKQRINIVEAIRRTLKHELETNEKVMVFGEDVGMKGGVHAATMDLQSQFGKDRVFDTSLSEEGIIGRAVGLAYSGLMPVAEIQFRKYADPATEQLNNCGTTRWRTANRFAAPIVVRMPGGFAKCGDPWHSMSNEVFFTHAIGWQVAMPSNAEDAVGLLRSAMRSNNPTIFFEHRNLLDAKYARKPYPGDDFVVPFGKAKKLREGDEVTILTWGAMCERCEAAVDELGISADVLDLRTLMPWDKEAVLDSIRSTNRCLIVHEDNKTAGFGAELAAVLVREAFTYLDAPVERLTMPDIPVPYNVGLMESVLPTTHDIATKLEELLAF